Proteins from one Deltaproteobacteria bacterium CG2_30_66_27 genomic window:
- a CDS encoding 30S ribosomal protein S18, with protein MSTPYKPRPSSGPRRDDHRGPAGGGKKRYVRKKFCRFCAEKELAIDYKNAYMIKQFVSERGKIVPRRITGNCAKHQRKLTVEIKKARILALIAFTATQVR; from the coding sequence ATGAGCACCCCGTACAAACCCCGCCCGTCGTCCGGTCCCCGGCGCGACGACCATCGCGGCCCCGCCGGCGGTGGGAAGAAGCGGTACGTCCGCAAGAAGTTCTGCCGCTTCTGCGCGGAGAAAGAGCTCGCGATCGACTACAAGAACGCGTACATGATCAAGCAGTTCGTCTCCGAGCGCGGGAAGATCGTCCCCCGCCGCATCACGGGGAACTGCGCGAAGCACCAGCGGAAGCTGACGGTGGAGATCAAGAAGGCGCGGATCCTCGCGCTGATCGCCTTCACCGCCACGCAGGTCCGGTAG
- a CDS encoding 50S ribosomal protein L9, with product MKIILREDVETLGKAGEVVKVKDGYGRNYLIPRQLAVLANVRNMKALDHDRRTIETRAKKTKKAAEATAATLSAVSLTIPAKAGEEGKLFGAITSRDIAEALGKAGVTVDRKAIQLADPIKQVGDYKVKIRVAANVFPEISVSVVPEA from the coding sequence ATGAAGATCATCCTGCGCGAGGACGTGGAAACGCTGGGAAAAGCGGGCGAGGTCGTCAAGGTCAAGGACGGATACGGGCGGAACTACCTGATCCCGCGGCAGTTGGCGGTCCTGGCGAACGTGCGGAACATGAAGGCCCTCGATCACGATCGGCGGACGATCGAGACGCGGGCGAAGAAGACAAAGAAGGCCGCCGAGGCGACCGCTGCGACGCTGTCCGCCGTCTCCCTCACGATCCCCGCGAAAGCGGGGGAGGAGGGGAAGCTGTTCGGCGCGATCACGTCGCGGGACATCGCGGAGGCGCTCGGCAAGGCCGGCGTAACCGTCGACCGCAAGGCGATCCAGCTCGCCGACCCGATCAAGCAGGTGGGCGACTACAAGGTGAAGATCCGGGTGGCGGCCAACGTCTTCCCCGAGATCTCCGTCAGCGTGGTGCCAGAGGCTTAG
- a CDS encoding single-stranded DNA-binding protein, with protein MVTFNRVILAGNLVRDPETRFLPSGVAVTSFSIAVNRRYKSNNEVKEEVSFFDISVFGKTGENCAEYLSKGRPVLVEGRLRQRSWETDGVKRSKIEVVADNVQFLGGPRGASAGGPAGASAGGSAPSASVSQSNDDDIPF; from the coding sequence ATGGTCACCTTCAACCGCGTCATCCTCGCCGGCAACCTCGTGCGGGATCCCGAAACGCGCTTTCTCCCTTCCGGGGTGGCCGTGACCAGCTTCAGCATCGCGGTGAATCGCCGCTACAAGTCGAACAACGAGGTCAAGGAAGAGGTCTCCTTCTTCGATATCTCGGTGTTCGGGAAAACGGGCGAGAACTGCGCCGAGTACCTTTCCAAGGGGCGGCCCGTGCTGGTCGAGGGGCGCCTGCGGCAGCGCAGCTGGGAGACCGACGGCGTGAAGCGGAGCAAGATCGAGGTCGTGGCGGACAACGTCCAGTTCCTCGGCGGACCGCGCGGCGCGTCGGCCGGCGGCCCGGCCGGCGCATCGGCCGGAGGCTCCGCGCCGTCGGCTTCGGTGTCCCAATCGAACGACGACGATATCCCGTTCTGA